AGGGCTACACCACCATCTACCTCAAGGACTTGCTCTCGCACCTGGCCACCGGCGCGCCCGACCTGCCGGCAAAACCCGTCCTCCTCACCTTCGACGACGGCTACGAAGACATCTACCTCAACGCCTTCCCCGCCCTGGCTCAGCGCGGCATGACCGGGACCTTCTTCATCATCACCGACTTCGCCACCCAGGACCGGCCGGGCTATGCCGATTGGCCGCAACTGAGCGAGATGGCCGCCGCCGGCATGGAGATCGGCTCGCACAGCCGCGACCATCCCAACCTGGCCGGGAAAGACCTGGACTATCTGGTGTGGCAGGCGCTGGGCAGCAAAGAAACGATTGAGGCTCACACCGGCGCCCATCCCCGCATCCTCGCCTACCCGGCCGGTTCCTACGACCAGCTTGTGATCGACGTCTTTCGCTCGGCCAACTACTGGGGCGCCGTCACCACGCAGCAGGGCGTCATCCAGCGCAGCGACAAGCCCTTCGAACTCAAGCGCGTCCGCATCCGCAACACAACCGGCGTCGAACAATTGGCCACTCTGCTGCAAGCACCCTGGGAGGAATAG
Above is a genomic segment from Caldilineales bacterium containing:
- a CDS encoding polysaccharide deacetylase family protein; this encodes MILPSLRHLVFLWLAAAFILAGCGATAPSPSLVAPTRVVVVEASPTSAPTHTPTSSPSPTPTPSPTASPTPTITPTPTATPGPTPDGNLRTARVPILMYHYISQPPPDADIYRQDLSVDPETFAAHLDYLKAEGYTTIYLKDLLSHLATGAPDLPAKPVLLTFDDGYEDIYLNAFPALAQRGMTGTFFIITDFATQDRPGYADWPQLSEMAAAGMEIGSHSRDHPNLAGKDLDYLVWQALGSKETIEAHTGAHPRILAYPAGSYDQLVIDVFRSANYWGAVTTQQGVIQRSDKPFELKRVRIRNTTGVEQLATLLQAPWEE